CTTCTTGACCTTGCCTTCCGCGTCGATGCGGATGCCGCCATCGGCGAGCGAAAGCTTGGCGCCGGCATTGAACAAGCCGGAGAAGACGATCTTTTTCGCCCGTGCCGTGATGTCGACAAAGCCGCCGGCCCCGGCGGTGACATGTGGCCGGGCCGAGAGTTTCGACACGTTGACGGAGCCATGGCGGTCGATCTGCAAGAAGGAGAGCAGCGAGGCATCGAAGCCGCCGGCCTGGAAATAGATGAACTGGTGCGGCGAGGGCATGATCGCCTCGGCGTTGGAAGCGCAGCCGAACTTGAAGTCGAGCAGCGGCACGCCGCCGACCGCGCCCTGCTCGATCACCCAGGTGACCTTGCCGTGCTGGCCTTCCTCGAGAAGGATACGCGGCACATTGGCCGAGATGCCGAAGCCGATATTGACGGCCATGCCATCGCGCAACTCCATGGCGACGCGGCGCGCGATTACTTTCTGGACGTTCATCTCGGCGTTGCGAAAGCTTGACAGCGGGCGGAAGATCTCGCCCGAAATCGCCGGGTCGTAAGGAGTCAGCGTCGTCTGCAACTGGTCCGGCGCCACCACGATGTGGTCGACCAGGACGCCGGGCACGCGCACGTCATGCGGCTTCAGCGTGCCGTTCTCGACGACCCGCTTGACCTGCGCAATGACGATGCCGCCATTGTTGCGCGCGGCGAGCGCCTGTTCGAGGCCGCCGAGATAGGCGCCTTCATGTTCATAGGTCAGGTTGCCGCGCTCGTCGGCGGTGGTGGCGCGGATGATCGAAATGTCAGGCACGATCGAGCGGAAATAGAGCCATTCCTCGCCGTCGAACTGCTGCACCGAGACGATCGGCTCGCTTGCCGCCGCGTTCATGGCGCAGCCCTGGTGGCGCGGGTCGGCAAAAGTGTCGAGGCCGACCTTGGTCAGCACGCCCGGCCGCTTGGCGGCGGCCTCGCGGTGCATGTCGAACAGGATGCCGGAGGGCACGTTGTAGGCGGCGACCGAATTGTCGCCGATCATCTTCCATATCTGCGGCGGCTCGGACGAGGAGGGGCCTGAGGGATAGGAGCCGCAGAGCGTGCGCTTCAACAAGCCGGGCTTGGCCAGATGGTCGATGCCCTTGATGCCATACATGTCGCCGGCGGCGATCGGATGCAGCGTGGTGATGTCTTTCGGATGGCCTTCGGCGTCGAAGCGCTCGCCGATGGCAGCCAGGACGGCGTCAGGGCAGCCAAGGCCGCTCGACGACGAGACGGAGACGGTCATGCCGTCCTTGATGAGGCTTGCTGCTTCAGCGGCGGAGACGAGCTTGCTCACACGACACCTTTCGGATCGATAGTGACGGCCTTGCCGGACTTTGCCGACTGCAACGCTGCTTCGGCTGAGGCCAGCGACCAGACGCCGTCCTCGCCGGTGGCGGAGGGCTGGCCTTCTCCACGCATGGCGGCATGGAACTGGCGCAGCGACCTGGCGTAGAGGTCTTCTCGGTCTAAGCTCAGTTCTTCCTCGCCTTTGGCGGTGCGTAGCAGCACCGAGCCGACTGGCTTCTGCGTCATCACATTTTTTGCGATCAGCGAACCTTCGGAACCATGCACCTCAAAGCCGGTATCGGCGAACTTGGTTGTGAAGCCTTCATGCGACTGGGCGATGATGCCCGACCCGAAGCGCCAGATGCACATGGCGCCGTCTTCCAGCCCGCTGCTGGCCATGCCGGCCAACTGGGTGAAGGCGGAGACCTCGACCGGGTCGTCGCCGAGCACGAAGCGCAGCGTGTCGGCATCATGCACGGTGATGTCGAGCACCACGCCGCCGCCGGCCTCAGGCTTGGTAATGCGCCAGCCCTGCAGGTTTTCCGGCAAATAGACGGAATGGAAGACGCGCGCGGCAATCGGCTTGCCGATGCGGCCGGCTGATATGGCGTCGCGCATGGCGCGGTGGGCGCCGGCATTGCGCAGATGATGGTTGGTGCCAAGCACCACGCCGGCTTCCTTGGCGGCGGCGACCATGGTGCGCGCGTCAGTGCTGGTCAGCGCAAGTGGCTTTTCGCATAGGACATGCTTTCCCGCCTTGATCGCGGCCAGCGCCTGTTCGAGATGCAGTTCATTGGTGGTCGAGATGTAGACGACGTCGATGTCGGCGCCGAGCAAATCGTCAAGCGTCGAGACGGCGAGAGGAATGTTGTTTTCTGCGGCATAGGTCTTGGCGCGCTCCGGGTTGGAGCTCATCACCGCTGATATCTCGCCATCCTTTTGTGCGCGGATGGCGTTGATCATGAACTGTTTGGCGATCGTGCTGGCGCCGATCAATCCCCATCTGACGCTCATGCCGCGTCTCCCATTCCTGCTGATGTGTCCTGGGCGCGGCGATCGGGACCGCAGCTGTCCCTGACGACCAGATTGACCGCGCCGATATGGTCCTCGGCATGGGTGATGCGCGACTGGATCATCTTCAGCATGACGTGAGCGGCGCGTTCACCGAGGCCGGGTGTGTCGACCGAGACGCTGGTCAGCGCCGGCATATAATGCTCGGCTTCGACCACGTCGTCGAAGCCGACGACGGCAAAGTCCGCGCCGGGCTCCAGCCCGCGCTTGCGCAGCGCCAGCATGACGCCGAAGGCGACGGCGTCGTTGAAGCACAGTGCCGCCGTCGGCGGCTCGGCCATGGCAAGGGCGGTTTCCAGGCACGCGATGCCGCTCCTGCGGCTGGTCTCGCCTTCGACGACAAGCACGTCGCGCCTGGGGATGCCCAATGTTTCGCAAGCTTCACGAAAACCGCCCAGGCGCTCCTGATAGACGACCAGGTCGGAGGTGCCGCCGAAGAAGGCCAGCCGGCGATGGCCCTTGCCGATCAGATGGGCGGCGGCGAGATACGCGCCGCGATGGTTGTCAGGAGCGATCACCGGGATGCGGCTGTCCGGCAGGCGGCGCATGGCGAAGACGACCGGCACGCCCGCCATCTCGAGGCGACGGAAGGCGCCCGGCGTGGTGCCGCGTGCCGGTGACACGATCAGGCCTGCGACGCCCTGTTCCATCAGCGACTTCAGCACTTCTTCCTGGCGCACCGGGTTCTCCGCCGTGTTGGCGATGAAGGGCACTATGCCGGCCGACTGGAAGACGCGCTCCATGCCGACCGCCAGCTCGGCGAAAAAGGGGTTGGTGAGATCGTTGATGACCATGCCGATGACGTTGGAATGGGCTTTGCGCAGATTGGCGGCGCCGCGGTTGTAGACATAGCCGACATCCTCGATCGCCTTGCGAACCTTGACCGCGGTTTCAGGCCGGATCAGCCCTGAGCCTTGCAGCACAAGCGACACCGTCGATTTGGACACACCAGCCTCGCGGGCGATGTCCAGGATCGTTGCCTTGGCCCGGCTGGCCATGTCGGTGGTTTCCTCCGCCTAAATGGGCAAATCTATTGGAACGTTCTAACCACTCTGCCAAACGAGAGTCAATCAGGATTCTTGCGGAGATCGAAAAGGTGATGAATGCGGTTCCCAGCAAGGACTCTTAGCCTTCTTCGGCAGTTGGACCGGTTCAATCGCCGGAATCATAAAGGTGCTTGATTTATTGGAACGTTCCATTTACAGGATGCCGAAAACGGAGGTTGCCATGGATATCACCCTGCCTACGCAGAATGGCGGCCGCGTCAGCTACAAGCTCGCGGGCAGTCCGGTCGAGCCCGTAATCGGTGCGGTTTTCCCGCGCATCGCCTATGCCGCGGCCCATGTCGTCGCCGACCCTTTCGCGATGACCGACCCCTGGTCGAAGCCTGCGGTCGACTGGGACAAGACGATGGCGTTTCGGCATCATTTGTGGCGGCTTGGCTTCCGCATCGCCGAGGCGATGGACACCTCCCAGCGCGGCATGGGTTTCGACTGGGCGAATGCGCAGGAATTGATCCGCCGCTCGATCGCCGAGGCGCGCAGCGTCGAAGGCGCAGACCTCGCCTCGGGCGCCGGCACCGATCATCTGGCGCCGGCCAATTCGAGATCACTCGAAGATGTGATCGCCGCCTATGAGCAGCAGTTCGCTTTCATTGAAGGCGAGGGCGGCAAGGCGATCATGATGGCCAGCCGGGCGCTGGCAGCGGTCGCAAAGGGTCCGGACGACTATATCAGGGTCTACGATCGCATCCTCAGCCAGGCATCCGGCAAGGTCATCCTGCACTGGCTGGGCGACATGTTCGATCCTGCACTGAAAGGTTATTGGGGCAGCGGCAATTTCGAGGCCGCGCTCGACACCGTCGTCGCCATCATCGAGCGCCATGCCGGCAAGGTCGAGGGGATAAAGATTTCCCTGCTCGATGCCGGCAAGGAAGTTGCCTTGCGCAACCGGTTGCCGGAAGGCGTCGTCATGTTCACCGGCGACGATTTCAACTATCCCGAACTGATTGCCGGCGACGGGAAGCGGCACTCGCACGCCTTGCTCGGCATATTCGACGCCATCGCGCCGGTCGCCAGTGCGGCGCTCGCGAAACTGGCTGACGGCGACCGCGCCGGCTTTGACGCGCTGATGGCGCCGACAGTGCCGTTGTCGCGCAAGATCTTCGAGGCGCCGACGGAGTATTACAAGGCCGCCATCGTCTTCATGGCCTGGCTCAACGGCCATCAGGACCATTTCGCCATGGTCGGCGGCATGCAGTCGGCGCGCGGCATCCTGCACTATGCCGACATCTTCCGCCTTGCCGACCAGGCAGGGTTGCTCGCCGATCCCGAGCTTGCGCTGGCCAGGATGAAGCATTTCTGCGCGGTTGCAGGTGCCTGAGAACGACACAATCGCTGGCTGAAACCTGTCCCCCGTATGGGGATTTGCGTTCTCGCGCCAAATCTGTATTCGGTTGCCGGGATTGGATGCGGACGGAGCGGCAATGACGGAAAAAGTGGCGCTCATCACCGGTGTAACCGGGCAGGACGGGGCCTATCTCGCAGAATTGCTTCTGCAGAAGGGCTATATTGTCCATGGCGTCAAACGCCGCTCGTCCTCGTTCAACACCGAGCGCGTTGACGACATCTATGTCGATCCGCACGAGCGCGGTGCGCGTTTCTTCCTGCATTATGGTGACCTGACCGACGCCACCAACCTTATTCGCCTGGTGCAGGAGACACAGCCCGGCGAGATCTACAATCTCGGCGCCCAGAGTCATGTCCAGGTGAGTTTCGAGACGCCGGAATACACCGGCAATGCCGATGCGCTGGGAGCACTCAGGCTGCTCGAGGCGATCCGCATCCTGCGCCTGGAGAAGTCGGTGCGCTTCTATCAGGCCTCGACGTCGGAGCTTTATGGCAAGGCGCGCGAGGTCCCGCAAAGCGAGACCACGCCCTTTCATCCGCGCTCGCCCTATGCCGCGGCCAAGCTTTACGCCTACTGGATCACGGTCAATTACCGCGAGGCTTACGGCGTGTTCGCCGCCAACGGCATCCTGTTCAATCACGAAAGCCCGACACGCGGCGAGACCTTCGTCACTCGCAAGATCACACGGGCCGTCGCCTCGATTCATCATGGCCTGCAGGACACGCTCTATCTCGGCAACATCGATGCCAAGCGTGACTGGGGCCATGCGCGCGACTATGTAGAGGGCATGTGGCGCATTCTGCAGCACAGCGAAGCCGATGACTTCGTGCTGGCGACCGGCGAGGCGCATTCCGTGCGCGAATTCGTCGAACTGGCTTTTGCCGAGACCGGACGCAGCATCCGCTGGCAAGGCGAGGGTGTCGATGAAGTCGGTGTCGATGCCGGTTCGGGCACTGTCCTGGTCCGTATCGATCCGCGCTATTTCCGGCCGACCGAGGTCGATCTGCTGCTCGGTGACCCCGCCAAGGCCAAGGCAAGACTCGGCTGGTCGCACACGACCGGCTTCAGGGATCTGGTGACGGAAATGGTGCAGGCCGATCTGGCACGCGCGGCCGGCGGCACGCGGCAGAACAGCCGTTCTGCGTGAGGCAGGCCGATGGACGCGACATTTGAACTGAAGGGCAAGCGTGTCTTCGTCGCCGGGCATCGTGGCATGGTCGGTTCGGCCGTCGTGCGCCGGCTGGCGAGCGAGGACTGCGAGATACTCACCATATCGCGCGACAAGCTCGACCTGCTCGACCAGGCGGGGGTGCGGCGCTGGATGGCCGACCACAGGCCGGATGCGGTGGTGATGGCGGCCGCCAAAGTCGGCGGTATCCTGGCCAATGACCGGTTCCCTGTCGATTTCCTGCAGCAAAACCTGGTTATGCAGGGCAATGTCATTGACGGCGCCTTTCGCAGCGAGGTCGGCAAGCTTTTGTTTCTCGGCTCGTCCTGCATCTATCCAAAGCTCGCGCCGCAGCCGATCAGGGAAGACGCGCTGCTGACCGGTCCGCTCGAACCCACCAATGAATGGTATGCGATCGCCAAGATCGCCGGGCTCAAACTGTGCCAGGCCTATCGGCGCCAGCATGGCGTCGACTACATCTCGGCGATGCCGGCCAACCTTTATGGTCCTGGCGACAATTTCGACCTGCAGAGCAGCCATGTCGTACCGGCGCTGATGCGCAAGGCGCATGCGCTGGCGCTGAGCGGTGGCAGCAGCCTGGAGGTCTGGGGCTCGGGCACGCCGCGGCGTGAATTCCTGCATGTCGACGACGCCGCCGATGCCTTGGTCTGGCTGTTGAAGAATTATGCCGGCGACGGCCACGTCAATGTCGGCTCGGGAGAGGATGTCACCATTGCCGAGCTTGCCCAGACCGTCGCATCGGTCGTCGGCGTCGAGGCTGATATCGCCTTCGATACGACCAAGCCAGACGGCACGCCGCGCAAGTTGATGGATGTTTCGCGGCTGTTTGCGACGGGATGGCGCCCCCGCTACGCGCTTCGCGGTGGATTGGAACAGACATATGCGTGGTTTCTCAACCATGTTGAGAAGGGTGATGTCCGCCTCGGCGCGGCCTGATTCCAATTTTCCTTGAACCATTTCGCTGCCGCCCGCGACCAAGCGGTGTGTAGCAAACACGGTCCATCAAGGAGAACGTCAATGTTTATCACTTCAAGAAACGTCTTTCTCGCCGCCATCGCGGTTTCGGTGCTGGCAGGGTGTCAGACGGCACCGCCGAGGGAATGCGAGAAGACCAAGCCCGGTGTCACCTACAACGGCAAATGCTGCGGCATCGGCACACCGTGCCGTGAAGGCAACAACACCCCTCATGACAAGCCCGACAGGCCCGATCCGCGGCCACAGTGATCCGCGAGCCAGAAACGTCCCGGCACGTGCCGGGACGTTTCGTCCCCCGACAGGGTGGATTTACGGTCGGAAGGCCGCTACCCGGTTCCTTGCTGGCCGGCATTTTAATACGAAACGGGACGGCGGGGCAGTAGACGATGCGGTCGCGCAGATCGCGCGAAAACTTCCCGCCGGATCTGTACTTCAAGGGGCTGTTCGACTGTTCGAAGGGAAGGTCCCGGAGAAACTCAGATTTCGCTTTCCGTCGATGCGAAGGATGCTACTAAAAAAAATTCGAGATGCTCTTGAACTCATTTGGGGCGCCTCCTAATTCGATTTCCGCCAAGGCCATAAGGCTCGGCAAAAAATGGCGGCGCCGCACGGGGCGGCGTCCTTGTACCCATGTTGCTTCAAGGAGGATGTGGCTATGAGAACCTTTGATACCCTCTATCGGACCACCGTCGGTTTCGACCGGCTTTTCGACATGCTCGACAGCGGCACGCGTCCGGACTGGCCGCCCTATAACATCGAGAAGGTCGACGAGAACGATTACCGTATCTCGATGGCCATCGCAGGCTTCAGCCAAGATGAGGTTGAGCTGACCCAGCATGGACCCGAACTGGTCGTGGTAGGCCAGAAAGCTGATGATCAGAGCGGACGCCAGCTGCTGCACCAGGGCATTGCCTACCGCAGTTTCAGGCAGACGTTCAAGCTTGCCGACCACATGAAGATCAAGGCAGCCAAACTGGAGAATGGCCTCCTCTCGATCGACATTGTCCGCGAGATTCCCGAAGAGCTGAAGCCGCGCCGCATCAGCATCGGCGTGGGCGACACGCCAACGGCCGCCACTCAGATCACGCAAGACACGGACCGCGCGCGTAAAGCCGCGTAATCCTGTCGATCTGTCACACTTTGAACTGCGGGTCCGCCTCCCGGTTCCGGCCGGGAGGCTGTGATTGCGGAGAAACGAAGATGATCACTGCAGGACCTACTGGCGCGCCTCTGTCGCGCGCCTGCAGTTGGCCTGGACCGCGCAAACCATGAAACTCAATGGTTCGTTCGATTTGGAGGATCATATGAACGATCGGATGTTTGACAGCGCCGTTTTCGTGAAAAGCGGCGACAACCTTGTTCAGGAAATCACGTGTCTCGAGGACGCTCTGGAGTTCCTCTATGAATGGCCGA
This region of Mesorhizobium sp. C432A genomic DNA includes:
- a CDS encoding acyl CoA:acetate/3-ketoacid CoA transferase; the protein is MSKLVSAAEAASLIKDGMTVSVSSSSGLGCPDAVLAAIGERFDAEGHPKDITTLHPIAAGDMYGIKGIDHLAKPGLLKRTLCGSYPSGPSSSEPPQIWKMIGDNSVAAYNVPSGILFDMHREAAAKRPGVLTKVGLDTFADPRHQGCAMNAAASEPIVSVQQFDGEEWLYFRSIVPDISIIRATTADERGNLTYEHEGAYLGGLEQALAARNNGGIVIAQVKRVVENGTLKPHDVRVPGVLVDHIVVAPDQLQTTLTPYDPAISGEIFRPLSSFRNAEMNVQKVIARRVAMELRDGMAVNIGFGISANVPRILLEEGQHGKVTWVIEQGAVGGVPLLDFKFGCASNAEAIMPSPHQFIYFQAGGFDASLLSFLQIDRHGSVNVSKLSARPHVTAGAGGFVDITARAKKIVFSGLFNAGAKLSLADGGIRIDAEGKVKKVVNEVEHISFSGKRAVAQGQDITYVTERCVMKLTPDGLMVTELAPGVDLERDVLAQSETPLGVANDLKVTPAALYQDRPIGLSLNGGASLGGAHG
- a CDS encoding Gfo/Idh/MocA family oxidoreductase, whose product is MSVRWGLIGASTIAKQFMINAIRAQKDGEISAVMSSNPERAKTYAAENNIPLAVSTLDDLLGADIDVVYISTTNELHLEQALAAIKAGKHVLCEKPLALTSTDARTMVAAAKEAGVVLGTNHHLRNAGAHRAMRDAISAGRIGKPIAARVFHSVYLPENLQGWRITKPEAGGGVVLDITVHDADTLRFVLGDDPVEVSAFTQLAGMASSGLEDGAMCIWRFGSGIIAQSHEGFTTKFADTGFEVHGSEGSLIAKNVMTQKPVGSVLLRTAKGEEELSLDREDLYARSLRQFHAAMRGEGQPSATGEDGVWSLASAEAALQSAKSGKAVTIDPKGVV
- a CDS encoding LacI family DNA-binding transcriptional regulator; this translates as MASRAKATILDIAREAGVSKSTVSLVLQGSGLIRPETAVKVRKAIEDVGYVYNRGAANLRKAHSNVIGMVINDLTNPFFAELAVGMERVFQSAGIVPFIANTAENPVRQEEVLKSLMEQGVAGLIVSPARGTTPGAFRRLEMAGVPVVFAMRRLPDSRIPVIAPDNHRGAYLAAAHLIGKGHRRLAFFGGTSDLVVYQERLGGFREACETLGIPRRDVLVVEGETSRRSGIACLETALAMAEPPTAALCFNDAVAFGVMLALRKRGLEPGADFAVVGFDDVVEAEHYMPALTSVSVDTPGLGERAAHVMLKMIQSRITHAEDHIGAVNLVVRDSCGPDRRAQDTSAGMGDAA
- a CDS encoding dihydrodipicolinate synthase family protein, whose product is MDITLPTQNGGRVSYKLAGSPVEPVIGAVFPRIAYAAAHVVADPFAMTDPWSKPAVDWDKTMAFRHHLWRLGFRIAEAMDTSQRGMGFDWANAQELIRRSIAEARSVEGADLASGAGTDHLAPANSRSLEDVIAAYEQQFAFIEGEGGKAIMMASRALAAVAKGPDDYIRVYDRILSQASGKVILHWLGDMFDPALKGYWGSGNFEAALDTVVAIIERHAGKVEGIKISLLDAGKEVALRNRLPEGVVMFTGDDFNYPELIAGDGKRHSHALLGIFDAIAPVASAALAKLADGDRAGFDALMAPTVPLSRKIFEAPTEYYKAAIVFMAWLNGHQDHFAMVGGMQSARGILHYADIFRLADQAGLLADPELALARMKHFCAVAGA
- the gmd gene encoding GDP-mannose 4,6-dehydratase; amino-acid sequence: MTEKVALITGVTGQDGAYLAELLLQKGYIVHGVKRRSSSFNTERVDDIYVDPHERGARFFLHYGDLTDATNLIRLVQETQPGEIYNLGAQSHVQVSFETPEYTGNADALGALRLLEAIRILRLEKSVRFYQASTSELYGKAREVPQSETTPFHPRSPYAAAKLYAYWITVNYREAYGVFAANGILFNHESPTRGETFVTRKITRAVASIHHGLQDTLYLGNIDAKRDWGHARDYVEGMWRILQHSEADDFVLATGEAHSVREFVELAFAETGRSIRWQGEGVDEVGVDAGSGTVLVRIDPRYFRPTEVDLLLGDPAKAKARLGWSHTTGFRDLVTEMVQADLARAAGGTRQNSRSA
- a CDS encoding GDP-L-fucose synthase, encoding MDATFELKGKRVFVAGHRGMVGSAVVRRLASEDCEILTISRDKLDLLDQAGVRRWMADHRPDAVVMAAAKVGGILANDRFPVDFLQQNLVMQGNVIDGAFRSEVGKLLFLGSSCIYPKLAPQPIREDALLTGPLEPTNEWYAIAKIAGLKLCQAYRRQHGVDYISAMPANLYGPGDNFDLQSSHVVPALMRKAHALALSGGSSLEVWGSGTPRREFLHVDDAADALVWLLKNYAGDGHVNVGSGEDVTIAELAQTVASVVGVEADIAFDTTKPDGTPRKLMDVSRLFATGWRPRYALRGGLEQTYAWFLNHVEKGDVRLGAA
- a CDS encoding Hsp20 family protein, whose protein sequence is MRTFDTLYRTTVGFDRLFDMLDSGTRPDWPPYNIEKVDENDYRISMAIAGFSQDEVELTQHGPELVVVGQKADDQSGRQLLHQGIAYRSFRQTFKLADHMKIKAAKLENGLLSIDIVREIPEELKPRRISIGVGDTPTAATQITQDTDRARKAA
- a CDS encoding DUF982 domain-containing protein, giving the protein MRRNEDDHCRTYWRASVARLQLAWTAQTMKLNGSFDLEDHMNDRMFDSAVFVKSGDNLVQEITCLEDALEFLYEWPKDRRGPIHQTALRACQRAFDSDYPLSAARDAFSGFAKAARILEEVSTTMPWMMGRGGEGGGVTA